The following are encoded in a window of Carya illinoinensis cultivar Pawnee chromosome 15, C.illinoinensisPawnee_v1, whole genome shotgun sequence genomic DNA:
- the LOC122295421 gene encoding U-box domain-containing protein 5-like, producing the protein MENNSPEVVELRYYCTIKVHRLMCLELKKFIGRTSEILPAIESAPPRCTLGIQALCTLKIAMDKAKLLIQHCSESSKLYLISGIARDLKRTKFPLAPAEEEAGKVILGLLRQAIPVSNSVNDLELEAVQLAASTLKITFPSAVLIEKRSIKRLLDKATDTDPKKKILKWLFYLLRKYGEIIGRNQDDDSHMQRDETRANDFGTPEPPKEFKCPISMQVMHDPMIIASGMTFERFWMEQWFNEGNQTCPITHMKLDNLFMAPNSILKELIDAWSSQQGITIPDPYLEPNISSLFSQDSSVSSSIASFPSSVNNLNLHLSAVSIRSSGTDDVSEILDDFSESRLSCRHGQKNAVSEKLNHPIETYGNMLASLSRLAALSWGSQCKTVRDVNKTLQENKHACHTSISNSCVEPLIAFLKDAHELTDVKEQRDGAEVLLAILRNNSSEMLLFDKDGIYMLASYIETEITGEVLSIIEVLSSQPEYKSMIVASGVLPSILKVLNTKTMDFHSIAMKILCNLSCNCDIGYHMVYLDCIPKLIQLLGDPDLAWFCIEIIRNLCSIEEVRIAVAETSSCISNISQILETGTKEEQEHAAGVLLFVCREHADFCQLVMRDTILQSLVDLSLNGNSRGQIIASELLHLLEHVKDDPAECSIPETDLALLDISSSSSSQYEDKKLPFRAFRFFRKILSLYL; encoded by the exons ATGGAGAACAACAGTCCTGAAGTCGTTGAGCTTCGATATTATTGTACAATTAAG GTTCATCGTTTAATGTGTTTAGAACTCAAGAAATTCATTGGCAGAACCTCGGAAATATTACCAGCCATTGAGTCTGCCCCGCCACGATGCACATTGGGAATACAGGCACTGTGCACATTAAAAATTGCAATGGATAAAGCAAAATTACTTATACAGCACTGCTCAGAGTCTAGTAAACTCTACCTG ATATCTGGAATTGCCCGTGATCTTAAGCGCACAAAGTTTCCCCTTGCACCTGCTGAAGAAGAGGCTGGGAAGGTTATATTAGGACTACTTCGACAAGCAATTCCTGTGTCCAATTCTGTAAATGATTTAGAACTCGAGGCTGTTCAACTTGCAGCTTCGACACTAAAAATTACATTCCCTTCTGCAGTTTTGATAGAGAAAAGATCTATTAAGCGTTTGCTTGATAAAGCCACTGACACAGACCCTAAGAAAAAAATCTTGAAGTGGttgttctatcttttgaggaaaTATGGAGAAATAATTGGACGAAACCAGGATGATGACAGCCATATGCAGCGTGATGAGACTCGAGCCAATGACTTTGGTACACCCGAACCTCCCAAGGAGTTCAAATGTCCCATCTCTATGCAGGTGATGCATGATCCAATGATTATTGCTTCTGGGATGACGTTTGAACGATTTTGGATGGAGCAGTGGTTTAATGAGGGTAACCAGACATGCCCTATAACTCATATGAAGCTTGACAACTTGTTCATGGCTCCAAACTCTATTCTGAAAGAACTCATTGACGCTTGGTCTTCCCAGCAGGGGATTACTATTCCTGACCCATATTTAGAACCAAAcatttcctctcttttctcccagGATTCTTCTGTTTCCAGTTCCATTGCCAGCTTTCCTAGTTCTGTGAATAACTTGAACCTTCATCTTAGTGCTGTGTCCATACGCTCTTCAGGGACTGatgatgtttcagaaattttagatgattttagTGAAAGCAGATTAAGTTGTAGGCATGGACAGAAGAATGCAGTTTCTGAAAAACTTAACCACCCTATAGAGACCTATGGAAACATGTTGGCTTCTCTTTCCAGACTTGCTGCACTTTCATGGGGATCACAGTGCAAGACAGTTAGAGATGTGAACAAAACACTTCAGGAAAATAAACACGCATGTCATACTTCAATTTCCAACAGTTGTGTCGAACCTTTGATTGCTTTTTTGAAGGATGCACATGAATTAACTGATGTAAAAGAACAGAGAGATGGAGCAGAGGTGCTGTTGGCGATTTTGCGAAATAACAG CAGTGAAATGCTACTGTTTGATAAAGATGGGATTTACATGTTGGCATCGTATATTGAAACTGAAATCACTGGAGAAGTCCTTAGTATCATAGAGGTTTTGTCTTCCCAACCTGAATACAAGTCTATGATAGTGGCATCTGGTGTTCTTCCTTCCATTCTTAAAGTCCTCAATACCAAGACTATGGACTTTCATAGTATTGCAATGAAGATACTGTGTAATTTGTCCTGCAATTGTGATATTGGATACCATATGGTGTATTTGGACTGCATTCCAAAGCTGATTCAGTTATTGGGTGATCCAGATCTGGCCTGGTTTTGCATTGAGATCATTAGGAACCTATGCAGTATAGAGGAGGTTAGGATTGCAGTAGCTGAAACCAGCTCATGCATCAGTAACATTTCCCAAATACTCGAAACTGGAACAAAGGAGGAACAAGAACATGCTGCAGGTGTTCTTCTTTTTGTATGTCGTGAGCATGCTGATTTCTGTCAACTGGTCATGAGAGACACCATCTTACAATCTTTAGTTGATTTGTCTCTCAATGGGAATTCCAGAGGTCAAATAATTGCCTCTGAATTGCTCCACCTCTTGGAACATGTCAAAGATGATCCCGCGGAGTGTTCAATTCCTGAAACTGATCTGGCCCTGCTCGACATCTCAAGCTCCTCCAGTAGCCAGTATGAAGATAAGAAACTGCCTTTCAGGGCTTTTCGGTTCTTCAGAAAGATTTTATCACTATATTTGTAA